A stretch of DNA from Halioglobus japonicus:
AATGCTCAGGCTGTTTCGTTCAGCTCTTCTCGAATGGCCCGCTGTAATGCCTCACAGCGCTCCGGGTCGGTAATGGGCTGCTGGTCAGCGTCAGTAATAAAGAACACGTCTTCTACCCGTTCACCGAGGGTTTGAATCTTGGCGGCCTGTAAATCGATGTCGAAGTCGACAAAAATCTTACCAATACGAGCGAGTAGGCCGGGGCGATCGGGGGTGGCAATCTCCAGTACCGAGTAATTTTTTACCTCATCCACGGACATGCTGGTTTCGGTGGGGATGGAGAATGATTTCTTGGCCCGCGGCGTGCGGCGATTCACTACCTGGGCGCTCGCGTCCTGGCTCAGGGCGTGGGAGAGAGCTTCGCGGATGTCGTTGATTCGCGCCTGGTCCTCGGCGATCGCCTGGCCGTCAGATCCGAGCACGAAGAACGTGTCCAGTGTCATGCCGTCGTTGGCGTTGTAAATGCGCGCATCGTGAATCGACAGATCCAGCTGTTCCAGCTGAGCACAAATACGCGAAAACAGGGCAGCGGAAGAGCGGGCGTGAATAAAGATCTGGGTGGTATTGGCGACATTGGAATCGAGACTGCTGCGGGCCAGCACCAGCGGCTTGCTTTTGTCATGGTGACCGGCAATGGCTTCGGTGTGCCAGGCAATGTCCTCGGCTTTCTCGCGCAGGAAGTAGTCTTCGCCGCGCTCTTTCCACACGTCTTCAATTTCCTCGATGGTGAAGCCGCGGTACTCGAGTGTGTCGATGGCTGCGTCGCGGGTTTCGTCAACCCACACCTGCTTGTCGATGGGATTTTCCAGGCCGCGCCGCAGGGCACGCTTGGTCTCGGTGTACAGCTGACGGAGCAGGCTGCCGCGCCAGGCGTTCCAGAGAGTTGGGTTGGTGCCATTAATGTCGGCTACTGTCAGAGCAAACAGGTAGTCCAGGCGATGCTGGTCGCCCACATGCCTAGCGAACTGCTGGATGACGTCGGGATCGGAAATGTCGCGACGCTGGGAGACGGCAGACATGGTCAGGTGGTTTTCCACCAGCCATACGACCAGGTTGGTGTCGCGCTTGCTCAGTTTGTGCAGTTCGCAGAACGCCTGGGCGTCTACCGCGCCGAGTTCTGAATGGTCGCCGCCGCGGCCCTTGCCGATGTCGTGGAACAGGCCTGCGAGGTATAGCAGTTCGATCTTGGGCAGACGCGCGGTCACCCGGCTGGTCACGGGGAAGCGCTCGGCGAACTCGGGAATCTGGAAGCGACGCATGTTTTCAATCACTTCCAGGGTATGTGCATCCACGGTGTAGGTGTGGAACAGGTCGTGCTGCATCTGGCCGATAATCTGGCCGAATTCGGGAATATAGCGCCCCATAACGCCGTAGCGAACCATGCGTTTGAGCTGGCGGGTCAGCTTGTAGGGCGAGCGCAGCAGGTCCATGAACATCTTCTGGTTGATTTCACTGGCGCGGAAACTGTCGTCGATGAGGTCGAGTGATCTGCGCAGCTGGCGGATCGTGGGCGCGGCAATACCGTTTATCGCATCGTTGCGTGCGCTGAGCAGGAACACCTCGAGTATCGCCGAGGGGTCGATCGAGAACACGTTGTCGTTGCGCGCCTCGATATAACCGTTGCGCATCTGGAAGCGGCCGTTCAGCTCGAGAATGTTGTGGTCGCCTTCTGCCGTGAGTATGTCTTGGTCGAAGTTCTGGATAAGAACCTCGTTGAGCATGCCCAGGGCCTGGGCCCAGCGGTAGTAAACCTGCATGAACTGTTCGACGGCGAGCTTCTCGCCATCTTCGAAACCCCACATCTGGGCCAGCTCGCGCTGATGGTCGAACAGCAGACGATCTTCCTCGCGACCGGTAATCATGTGTAGGGCGTAGCGCACTCGCCACATGAAATCGCGGCCATCGCGCAGGATTTGGGCCTCTACCGGCTCGAGGAACTCGGCGGCGGTAAGGCGATCCAGCGACTCCACCCCAAAGTGGCGCTCGGCAATCCAGCCAATAATCTGCATGTCGCGGAGGCCGCCTGGTGAGGACTTCACATTGGGTTCGAGGTTGTATTCGGTGTCGGCAAACTTGGTGTGGCGATTGCGTTGCTCTTCGACCTTGGCGCGGAAGAATGCCGGGCTTGGCCACATCTTCTCGGTTGAGGTGCCCTGTTGGACTTCCTCCATCAGCCGCTGAGGCCCGCGAATCACCCTTGCCTCCATCAGGTTGGTGAGGATGGTGATATCGCCGGCGGCATTCTCAATACACTGCGCTACCGTGCGCACGCTGTGACCGATGTCCAGGCCGATGTCCCACAGCAGGGTCAGGAAACCCTCCAGCTTTGCCTCAGCGTCGCCAGCGTTCTCATCCAGCAGTAACAGAATGTCGATGTCAGAGCAGGGGTGAAGTTCGCCGCGCCCGTAGCCGCCCACAGCCACCAGACAGTGCTCGCTGTCCGCGCCGATGTTTTGCTCCCACAGCTGGCCCAGCAAAGCGTCGACGAAAGCGGCGCGTTGGCGGATCAGTGATTCAACGGGGCGCCTTCGCGAAATTGCTGGTGCAGGTATTCTGTGGCCTGAACAATGGCGCCTTTGCAGGCGGCGATGGCATCGGTGCCGCCCAGGCGGTCGCGCAGAGCGGTGGAGTCAAATAGTTCTGTGGGCAGAGGGGCGAGGGATGAGGGCACTGGATTCCTTAGAAAGTCTCGTTACTGCGACGGGTAAAGATTTCGCAGCCGTCTGCGGTGACGCCAATGGTGTGTTCCCACTGTGCCGACAGGCGGCCGTCCTTGGTGGTTACGGTCCAGCCATCTTTCTGGTTCAGGCGAGTGTGACGTTTACCTGCGTTAACCATGGGCTCTATGGTAAAGGTCATGCCTTCTTCGAGCGTGAGGCCAGCACCTTTGCGGCCATAATGCAGTACCTGTGGATCTTCGTGGAATACCTTGCCGATGCCGTGGCCGCAGTACTCGCGCACCACTGAGTAATAGTTTTTCTCAGCGTGGGCCTGGATGATGGCGCCGATATCGCCCAGTGTGGTGCCGGGGCGGACAATATCCAGAGCTTTGTACAGGCATTCCTGAGTAATCTGGATCAGGCGGGTTGCATGGGGAGCGACGTCGCCGACTTCCACCATAATACTGGTGTCGCCGTGGTACTCATCTTTAATCACGGTGACATCGATGTTAACGATATCGCCGTTCTTGAGCTTCTTGTTGTCCGACGGAATGCCGTGACACACCACGTCATTCACCGACGTGCAGATCGACTTCGGGAAGCCGTGGTAATTCAGGGGCGCTGGTATCGCTCCTGCGGCGATAATATAGTCGTGACAGATGCGATCCAGGTCACCGGTGGTGACGCCCACTTGTACGTGGGGTTGGATCATCTCCAGTACTTCGGCGGCCAGGGCGCCGGCGGCGCGCATCTTTTCCAGCTCGTCCGCAGTCTTGATACTTACTGCCATTTGCAACCTATTGAAATATATAAGAAATATGGGTCCGGCCTGCGCTTGGCGAGGGCCGGAGGAGGCACATTCTACATGAATCAGGGTGGCAAAAGGTAACGCGGCGTGAATTTGCGATGATTTAGCGCTTTATCCACCCATCGCTCTGTGGTATAAAGCGCGCCTCGTTGCCCTGGCGTGGCTGATTTTTGGTCGCCCAGAGGGGATCGGGCACTAATTGACACACACATATCGACACCTGTTCCAGGGTGCCAACGGCTTGGCCTGCGGTTTGGAATCGGGGATATGTGGAGGACTAACCCAAATACAAGGTATTTATTATGTCGCAAGTAAGCATGCGCGACCTGCTGCAGGCAGGCGCCCACTTCGGTCACCAGACCCGCTACTGGAACCCCAAAATGGACCAGTACATCTTCGGTGCCCGCAACAAGATCCACATCATCAACCTCGAGCACACCGTTCCTGCGTTCAACGAAGCGTTGAACCTGGTGAAAGGCCTCGCGGGTAACAAGAATAAGATTCTGTTCGTTGGCACCAAGCGCGCCGCCGGCAAAATCATCAAAGAGCAGGCGGAACGCGCCGGCCAGCCCTACGTCAGCCACCGCTGGCTGGGCGGCATGCTCACCAACTACAAAACCATTCGCGCGTCCATCAAGCGTCTGCGTGACCTGGAAGCCCAGCAGGCCGACGGCACTTTCGATCGCCTGACCAAGAAAGAAGCCCTGATGCGCACCCGCGACATGGAGAAGCTTGAGCGCTCCATCGGTGGTATCAAGGAAATGGGCGGTCTGCCCGACGCGCTGTTTGTCGTTGACGTTGATCACGAGCGCATCGCGATCACTGAAGCCAACAAGCTGGGTATCCCCGTGATCGGCATCGTCGACACCAACTCCAACCCTGACGGTGTTGACTACGTTATCCCCGGTAACGACGACGCGATCCGTGCGATCAAGCTGTACGTCACTGCCGTGGCTGATGCGTGCCTGGCTGGCAAGGCTGAATCTGGCGAAGCGATTCCTACCAAGGATGAGTTCGTCGAAGAAGCCGCTGCTGAAGAAGCCGCCGAGTAAGTTCAAGCCCCGGCGCTGCAGAAACTGTAACGCCGGGCACCTAGAATCTCCCCCGGCGCATCGCTGCCGGGGTTTTTATTTTCAGATCCAATCACCCGGGATTGCATAGGAGGACAATCAATGTCAGCAAAACTGGTTAAAGAACTGCGTGATCGTACAGGCCTGGGCCTGCTCGAGTGCAAGAAGGCACTGGCCGCTGCCGACGGCGACGTCGACAAGGCAATTGAAGAACTGCGTAAGTCCAGCGGCATGAAAGCTGCCAAGAAAGCTGGCCGCACCGCCGCCGACGGCGTTGTTGTGACTCGTCTGGCTGAAGACGGCAGCTACGGCATGCTGGTTGAAGTTAACTCTGAAACCGACTTCGTTGCTCGCGACGATAACTTCCTGGCTTTCGTAAACAGCGTTGCCGATGCGGCTTTCGCTGCCAAGCAGACTGACGTTGCCGCCCTGATGGACGGCGACCTGGAAGCAGCACGTGAAGCGCTGGTACAGAAAATCGGTGAGAACATCGGTGTACGCCGCATTGAGCTGGTTAACGCTGACGCCGGTGTAGTTGGTGCCTACGTACACGGCAACAACCGCATCGCGGTACTGGTTGAGCTCAAGGGCGGCGACCAGGATCTGGCCAAAGATGTGGCTATGCACGTTGCAGCGGTTAACCCCCAGGTTGTATCCCCCGCGGATATGCCCGAAGAGGTTGTCGCCAAGGAGAAGGAAATCTACACCGCACAGGCCGCTGAATCCGGCAAGCCCGCCGAGATTATCGAGAAGATGATTGGCGGTCGTGTGAAGAAGTTCCTGGCCGAGAACTCTCTGCTGGAGCAGGCGTTCGTTAAAGATCCCGACGTAACCGTTGGCAAGCTGGTTTCTGCCGCTGGCGCAGAAGTGGCTTCATTTGTCCGCTTCGAAGTGGGCGAAGGCATTGAAGTCGAGAAAGTTGACTTCGCTGATGAGGTTGCGGCCCAGCTCAACGGCTAAGGCGCAATCACGCAGATATCCACCGCGTGGATGGGAAAGGGAGCTTCGGCTCCCTTTTTCTTTTTCTGGCCCTGATTCGACTAAAAGTCGGGGCCAATTGCATGGAATTCCTGTTGCTCGAACAGGTCCTATGTATAATTCCAGCAAAGACCGACGTGTTAGTAATTCCCAATGTCCAGAGACGATATCGACCACATTCCCTCTATTGTGCCATCGCGCGATAACGAACACACCATGGTCCGCCCCACGCCGGGCGCCACGCGCGGCAAGCCCGGAGGCTCGGGCGGTGGCAGTCGCCCGCCAGCCAAAGCGTCGTCTGGCGGTGGCGTGTTCGGCAAGCTGGTTGCCGTTGTGGCGCTGGTGGTTGCGGCCGTGGCCTGTGCCTGGGCCTGGCAATTGCAGGAGCAGCTCCGGCAGAGCGAGTACGCCCTGCAGGGGCACGAAACGCGTATTGCCGATTTGGAGGCTCGCCTGTCTGATACGGACGAGGGCATGAGCCAGAACGCGGCGGTGCAGGCGGCCAAGCTGCGCGAACTGGATTCAGAGGTTCGCAAACTCTGGGACAATGTGTGGAAAAAGTCCAAGGAGCGCCTGGGTAAGCTGGAGGCGACGACCAAGAAGCAGGGCACCCAGATTGCGGCGAACGAAAAGTCGATTTCCTCGACGTCGTCAAAGGTGAACAGTGCAGCGGCCGACCTCGCCAAGCTTAAGAGTGTGTCGGGTGACCTGAGCCGCTTGATGAACAGCGCCAAGACCAATCAGGCGGAAGTCGAGCGGGTGGCCGATACTCTGAATCGCATCAATCTGGATATGGCCAAGCTCAATCGCCTGGTGAAGGCCAACGAGGAAGCGGTGCGCTCCACCGACGCGTTCCGGCGCCAGGTGAACGCGTCTATCGCAGAACTTGAGAGCTCGGTGCGAATTCTACAGGCGGCGCCTTGATGGCGCCGCGGTCAGGCCAGCGCCTGACGAATGCTGGCGAGTTTCACGCAGATCACAAAGGCCTCCGCCGTTGCCTGCACGTCCTTCAGTGAGGGGTAGCTGGGCGCCAGGCGGATATTGCTGTCCTCGGGGTCGTTTCCGTAGGGGTAGGTGGCACCGGCAGGGGTGAGCGCCACGCCAATATCCGCCGCAAGTTTCACCACGGTTTGGGCCAGTCCCGGACGGGTATTGAAGGAAATAAAGTAACCGCCCTGTGGCGACAGCCACTCGCCCATGCCTGTGTCGCCCAGTTCATTTTCCAGCGTTGCCAGTACGGCGGCGAATCTAGGCCGCAGTAGTGCGGCGTGCTTTTCCATATGGGCCGCGATGCCGGCCGGTGACTGCAACAGTTTAACGTGGCGCAGCTGGTTGACCTTGTCCGGACCGATGCTCTGAAACCCCAGGTGTTGCTTGAAGGCCGCGAGGTTGGCCGGACTACTGGACAGGAAGGCTACGCCCGCGCCGGCAAAGGTGACCTTGGAGGTAGACCCGAACTGGAACACGCTCGACTCAGTGCCATGCTTGACGCTGTAGTCCCTGATATTGGCAAGCTCGGGGGCATCCGCGTCGATGGTGTGCACTGCGTAAGCGTTGTCATACATCACGATAAAGTCATCGCTGGCGATAGTGCCCAGCCTGGCCAGGCGCTCCACTGTCTCTTCGCTGTATACACAGCCAGTGGGGTTGGAGAAGCGCGGCACGCACCAGATGCCTTTAATGGCAGGATCGGAGCTAACCAGGCGTTCGACTTCGTCCATATCCGGGCCGTTTGCATCCATCGCCACCGGGATCATTTCAATGCCGAGATGTTCGCAGATGGCGAAGTGACGATCGTAGCCGGGCACCGGGCACAGGAATTTCAGTTCATCAGAGTTCCCCCAGGCCGATTCAGCACCGCGCAGGCCGACATTGAGGGCGAAGTCGATCACGCTGTACATCAGGGTCAGTGACGAGTTACCGCCGATCACAATGTCTGACTCAGGCACACCCATCACCTTGCTGAACAATGCCTTGGCCTCTGGCAGGCCATCGAGGCCGCCATAGTTGCGCACGTCGGTGCCGTTGCTGGCGCGATAGTCGCCTTCGAGAATACCGTCGAGGGCGTCGGACAGTGACACCTGCTCGGTGCCGGGTTTGCCACGGGTCAGGTCCAGTGATAACTGGCGCTCTGCCAGGGCCCGGTACTGTGCTTCCAGGGTGTCGAGTTGGGCGCGTAATTGGTCGGCCGACATTTGCTCGATATGCACGGTGGCTTCCTTGTGGTGGTCTAGAATTCAGGGCAGGGGAGTATAGCCGCGGTGCGCCTGCGCGAACAGGTGACCAATGTCACAAGCTTGAATTCAGCACTGGTGCCCGCATATCTGTGTCACAGACATTGCCTTGAGGATAAGCATGAACGAGCACGAAGAAGCGCTGGAACCCGAAGTACTGGAACCGGAACAGGCCGCCGGTGCACCGGCGGTAGCCGACGACGTGCTCCCGGATACCCTGTACCTGATGCCGGTGCCGAATCGTCCGTTTTTTCCTGGGCAGGTGCAGCCGGTTGGCATGAACCCGCAGGAGTGGGCGACCACGCTTAAAGCGGTGGCCGATTCCGGCACGCGTTTGATCGGGCTGTCCTATGTGCCGCCGGGCGAGAACGGCGAGATTGATATTCGTCGTTTCCCGGAAATCGGCTGCGCGGTGCGCCTGCATCGTCCCCCGGGTGGGGCGGACCAGCCCGGCCAGTTTATGGCCCAGGGCCTGCGGCGTTTTCGAATTGTTCGCTGGTTGAATGACAAGCCGCCCTTCCTGGTGCAGGTAGAGTATCCACGCAGCCAGGGTGAAAAAGACTCGGACGAGATCAAGGCCTACGCCATGGCGTTGATCAAGGCCATTAAGGAACTGCTGCCTCTCAACCCCTTGTACAGCGAGGAATTGAAGCAGTACCTGTCCAACTTCAGCCCCAACCAGCCCAGCTTGCTGGCCGATTTCTCGGCTGCCCTGACCACGGCTTCGGGCGAGCAGCTCCAGGAAATATTGGATACCTTGCCATTGCGGTCACGCATGGAGAAGGTCCTCACGCTGTTGCGCAAGGAGCGCGAGGTAGCGGAGTTGCAGGGGCAGATCACCAGTCAGGTAAATGACAAGGTCAGCGATCAGCAGCGGGAGTTCTTTCTGCGTGAGCAGTTAAAGATCATCCAGAAAGAGCTGGGTATCTCGAAGGACGATCGCACCTCCGATGCCGACATGTTTGAGGAGCGTATTGCCGGGCTGGAGCTGCCTGAGGTGGTGGCAAAGCGTATCGATGACGAGCTGCAAAAGCTCTCGGTGCTGGAGACCGGTTCACCCGAGTACGGCGTGACGCGCAATTACCTGGACTGGGCCACTTCCGTGCCCTGGGGTGTGCACTCCGAGGACAATCTCGATCTCAAACACGCCCGCGGTGTGCTGGCGGAGCATCACGATGGCCTGGAAGATGTAAAAGAGCGCATTCTCGAATTCTTGGCGGTAGGCTCATTCAAGGGTGAAATCGCCGGCTCCATCATGTTGCTGGTCGGGCCACCCGGAGTAGGCAAGACCAGTATCGGCCGCTCTGTGGCAGATGCCTTGGGGCGCGAGTTTTATCGTTTCAGTCTGGGCGGCATGCGTGACGAGGCCGAGATTAAAGGCCACCGGCGCACCTATGTCGGCGCCATGCCCGGTAAATTCGTGCAGGCCCTGAAAGAGGTGAAGGTATCTAACCCCGTTATCATGCTCGATGAGATCGACAAGATCGGGGCTTCCTATCAGGGTGATCCGGCGTCGGCTTTGCTTGAGGTGCTGGACCCGGAGCAAAACAGCGAGTTTCTCGATCACTACCTCGACCTGCGGGTGGATCTGTCCAAGGTGTTGTTTATATGTACGGCAAATCAGCTGGATACTATCCCCGGGCCTTTGCTCGACCGGATGGAGGTGACCCGCCTGTCCGGTTATGTGGCCGAAGAAAAGCTGGCAATTGCGCGCAACCATCTGTGGCCGCGGCAGTTGGAGCGTCACGGACTGGGCGAGGATCAGCTCAAGATCAACGATGCCGGGCTCAAGTATGTGATTGATTCCTACTGTCGCGAGGCCGGCGTGCGCAACTTGGAAAAGCAGCTGTCACGGATTATGCGCAAGTCGATTGTGCGCATGCTCGACACGGGCGAGGAAAAGCTGCGGGTTGGCAAAAAGGATATCGACGACCTGTTGGGCAAGCCGCATTTCATGCCGGACAAGCCTGTGCGAGGCCTTGGTGTTGCCACAGGCCTGGCCTGGACCGCCATGGGCGGCGCGACCCTGGCCATTGAGTCATCGCAAATCCATACCTTGAACCGCGGCTTCAAATTAACCGGGCGTCTGGGCGAGACCATGCGTGAATCCGCGGAAATCGCCTACAGCTATGTGATTGCCCATTTGAAAGACTATGGTTGCGATCGCGACTTCTTTGATATGTCGATGGTGCATCTGCATGTCCCGGAGGGGGCCACGCCCAAGGATGGTCCCAGTGCCGGCATTACGATGGCGACGGCGCTGGTCTCATTGGCCCGCAAGGAGCGTATCAAGCGCCCTCTGGCCATGACAGGCGAGCTGACGTTGACCGGCCAGGTGCTGCCCGTTGGGGGGATTCGTGAAAAGGTGATCGCCGCCCGACGCAGCAAAATCATGGAGTTGATTCTACCCCATGCCAACCGGCGCGATTTTGAGGAGCTGCCCGAGTACCTGCGTGAAGGTATCAATGTGCACTTTGCGCGCAATTATCGCGAGGTGTTTGAGTTCGTGTTCCATGAGCACCGCAAGGATAAGTCGCTGCATTGATCAGCGCGGCCTGAGGCCGCGCCGTAACCGGATCAGTACTGGTTGTTTGCGTCCGAGAGTTGCTCGTTGAGCGTCAGGAAGTCCCACAGTACGCCGAGCAGGAAGAAGCCACCGGTGCACAGGTAGATGACACCGGTAATCCACTTGCCCATGTACATGCGGTGGATACCGAAGATGCCCAGGAACGTGAGCAGAATCCAGGTCAGGTCATAATCCTTGGGCCCGGGGACAAACCGGCGATCCGCATCGCGGGACATGCCCGGGATAAGCAGTAGATCGATAATCCAGCCGATAAAGAACAGGCCCAGGGTGAAAAACCAGATAACGCCCGATATCTGCCTGCCGTAGTAAAACCTGTGGGCCCCAATGAATCCGAAGATCCATAGCAAATATCCCATAAAGACCGAATGCGTACCTTCCTGGCGTTCCAAGTCGCTGCTCCCGCAAGTGTGTATTGCCATGGTGTTGGCTCTGGTGGGCCGCGTCAAGAGGCTGGCGCCCGCGTCAGAGTGACTATAATGATCTGGTTCATGGCCCCGCGCCGGTAAAGCGGTACGCTGGTAAGCAACCCTGTAGGTCACCCCAGAGGACCTCGAATGTCTGTTGAGCACCGCGATCTGCACCACGAATTTCCTGAACTGCATGACCGCATCCACGAACTCAAGATGAATGATGCCCATTTTCGGCGCCTGTTCGATGAGTGCCACGAGCTGATTACCAGTATCAAAAAGATGGAAGATGAAGTGACCCCGGTAGCGACCCGCACCGAGGAGGAGGCCAAGATCCGGCGTTTGCACCTCAAGGATGAGCTCTACCGCATGCTCACGGCGGCCTGACCGTGGCGAACGAAACGCTTCGCGCCGAACTGGAGCAACGCCTGGCGACCATGCAGCGGCGCCTGGCCAGCATTAAGGCTGACGTCACGCACGAATACTCAGGTGACTCCGCGGAGCAGGCCCAGGAACGTGAGAACGACGAGGTGGTGGACCCCATTGGCAACGAAACCCGTCAATCCCTGCGCGATATCCGGATGGCGCTGGACAAGATTGAAGCTGGTACCTACGGCGAGTGCGAGCACTGCGGCGAAAACATCGCGGAGGTGCGCCTGCGGGCAATCCCTGAGGCCACGCGGTGTGTGGGTTGTGCTGACTAAGCACTTATGTGGGTGGTTTTTATAGCTGTATGGAATAAAGGGGGCTTGAGCCTCGTTTTTCATGCATGATCCGCGACTCGAAGGCGCTGGTGGTGGCCGGTAGTGGCCTTTCTGGGGCCCGGGAAATGGTAAAAGTCCCCCTTCTCGAATTCCCCCTAAAATAATCCCAAACCCGCCTTGACACTGCCGGGGCTGGTCCTTAGAATTCGCCTTCCTTTTTCGGGGGGTCCCTTTGCGGGCCTCTGGTTTTTTATTTGATTGGAGTTAGGTCAGGTGCAGAATCAACGTATTCGTATCCGTCTCAAGGCTTTTGACCACAAGCTGATCGACACGTCGACTCAGGAAATTGTGGAAACTGCGCGCCGTACCGGTGCCCAGGTCAAAGGTCCTATCCCCCTTCCTACCCGGAAGGAAAAGTACACCGTGCTGGTTTCCCCGCACGTAAACAAGGACGCACGTGACCAGTACGAAATTCGTACGCACAAGCGTCTGTTGGACATCGTGGAGCCTACAGAAAAAACTGTAGACGCCCTGATGAAACTAGACCTGGCAGCAGGTGTAGAAGTACAGATCAGTCTTGGCTAACGACAAATCGTAAGCAAGACCTGCTCGGGGCAGGCAAATAACTGTCCCGGGTGTGTAATTGCTTAAGTTGGGAACAGGTTCCAATTTAAGCGGCCATAGAGGGTATGTAGCCCCGTACACTGAGAGGTTAGCAAAATGGCTATTGGCTTAGTCGGCCGTAAGTCCGGTATGACTCGTGTTTTTACCGAAGACGGCGCATCCATTCCAGTAACCGTAGTGGAGGTTTCTCCAAACCGCGTTACTCAAATCAAAGAGCTCGATACCGATGGGTATCGTGCAATTCAGGTCACTGCGGGCAGCCGCAAGGCCTCTAAAGTGAGTAAATCCGAAGCGGGACACTTCGCGAAAGCGGGTGTCGAAGCAGGCGCAAGCCTGTCGGAGTTCCGTCTGGAAGAAGCAGACGAAGCGCCTGAAGTTGGCTCTGAGCTGACTGTTGAGCGTTTTGAAGCGGGCCAGATCGTGGACGTTACTGGTAAGTCCAAGGGTAAAGGTTTCCAGGGCGGTGTTAAGCGCTGGAATTTCGCCATGCAGGACGCCACGCACGGTAACTCTATTTCACACCGCGCTCCTGGTTCTATCGGTCAGTGTCAAACACCCGGCCGTGTTTTCAAGGGCAAGAAGATGGCGGGCCACATGGGTGCCGAGCAGGTAACTACCCAGGGTCTGGAAATCGTCCGTGTTGATGCCGAGCGCAATTTGCTGCTCATTAAGGGTGCCGTACCTGGTGCCCCCGGTGGTGACGTCGTAGTGCGCCCCACCATCAAGGCATAAGGTTAGGGGGGCTCTAACGTGGAACTGAATGTAGTTAAGCCGGGTAACAGTGATGCAGGCAAGTTGTCTGTCTCCGATGTTGCCTTTGCTAAAGAGTACAACGAAGACCTGGTTCACCAGGTTGTAACTGCCTTTCTGGCAGGCGCACGCCAGGGCACTCGTGCCCAGAAGAACCGCTCAGCGGTTTCCGGCGGTGGCAAGAAGCCTTGGCGTCAAAAGGGTACCGGTCGCGCTCGTGCGGGAACTATCCGTTCTCCGATCTGGCGCTCCGGTGGTGTGACCTTCGCGGCTCAGCCGCAGGATCACTCTCAGAAAGTGAATCGTAAAATGTATCGTGCAGCGCTGCGCACCATTATGTCCGAGCTCGCTCGCCAGGATCGCCTGGTTGTTGTAGAGAGCATGGATCTGGAGCAGCCCAAGACCAAAATGCTGGTTCAGCAGCTGGGCGAGTACGGTGTGGATAACGCGTTGATCGTGTCCACTGAAGTTGGTGAGAACCTCTACCTGGCGTCTCGCAACCTGCACAAGGTTGACGTTCGCGACGTAGACGGTGTCGACCCTGTCAGCCTGATCGCTCACGACAAAGTGATCGTCACTGTTGACGCGGTCAAGAAGTTTGAGGAGATGCTGGGATGAACCAGGAGCGCGTATTCCAAGTGCTGGTAGGCCCGCACGTTTCCGAGAAGGCCGCCATCGTAGCTGACGAAAACAACCAGTTTGTTTTCAAGGTTGCCGTTGATGCAACCAAGGCAGAGATCAAGAAGTCTGTTGAGCAGCTGTTCAAGGTTAAGGTCGACAAGGTCTCCACCCTGAAGGTGAAGGGTAAGGTTAAGCGTAACCGTTTCGGTTATAGCACCAAGCCGACCTGGAAAAAAGCATATGTACGACTGGAGCAGGGTCAAGACATCGACTTTGCGACTGTTGAGTAAGGAGTCGGATCACAATGGCAGTTTTGAAGAGTAAGCCCACTTCACCCGGTCGTCGTCACGTCGTCCGCGTTGTCAGTGAGGA
This window harbors:
- the tsf gene encoding translation elongation factor Ts, producing MSAKLVKELRDRTGLGLLECKKALAAADGDVDKAIEELRKSSGMKAAKKAGRTAADGVVVTRLAEDGSYGMLVEVNSETDFVARDDNFLAFVNSVADAAFAAKQTDVAALMDGDLEAAREALVQKIGENIGVRRIELVNADAGVVGAYVHGNNRIAVLVELKGGDQDLAKDVAMHVAAVNPQVVSPADMPEEVVAKEKEIYTAQAAESGKPAEIIEKMIGGRVKKFLAENSLLEQAFVKDPDVTVGKLVSAAGAEVASFVRFEVGEGIEVEKVDFADEVAAQLNG
- the map gene encoding type I methionyl aminopeptidase, coding for MAVSIKTADELEKMRAAGALAAEVLEMIQPHVQVGVTTGDLDRICHDYIIAAGAIPAPLNYHGFPKSICTSVNDVVCHGIPSDNKKLKNGDIVNIDVTVIKDEYHGDTSIMVEVGDVAPHATRLIQITQECLYKALDIVRPGTTLGDIGAIIQAHAEKNYYSVVREYCGHGIGKVFHEDPQVLHYGRKGAGLTLEEGMTFTIEPMVNAGKRHTRLNQKDGWTVTTKDGRLSAQWEHTIGVTADGCEIFTRRSNETF
- the glnD gene encoding [protein-PII] uridylyltransferase, with protein sequence MLGQLWEQNIGADSEHCLVAVGGYGRGELHPCSDIDILLLLDENAGDAEAKLEGFLTLLWDIGLDIGHSVRTVAQCIENAAGDITILTNLMEARVIRGPQRLMEEVQQGTSTEKMWPSPAFFRAKVEEQRNRHTKFADTEYNLEPNVKSSPGGLRDMQIIGWIAERHFGVESLDRLTAAEFLEPVEAQILRDGRDFMWRVRYALHMITGREEDRLLFDHQRELAQMWGFEDGEKLAVEQFMQVYYRWAQALGMLNEVLIQNFDQDILTAEGDHNILELNGRFQMRNGYIEARNDNVFSIDPSAILEVFLLSARNDAINGIAAPTIRQLRRSLDLIDDSFRASEINQKMFMDLLRSPYKLTRQLKRMVRYGVMGRYIPEFGQIIGQMQHDLFHTYTVDAHTLEVIENMRRFQIPEFAERFPVTSRVTARLPKIELLYLAGLFHDIGKGRGGDHSELGAVDAQAFCELHKLSKRDTNLVVWLVENHLTMSAVSQRRDISDPDVIQQFARHVGDQHRLDYLFALTVADINGTNPTLWNAWRGSLLRQLYTETKRALRRGLENPIDKQVWVDETRDAAIDTLEYRGFTIEEIEDVWKERGEDYFLREKAEDIAWHTEAIAGHHDKSKPLVLARSSLDSNVANTTQIFIHARSSAALFSRICAQLEQLDLSIHDARIYNANDGMTLDTFFVLGSDGQAIAEDQARINDIREALSHALSQDASAQVVNRRTPRAKKSFSIPTETSMSVDEVKNYSVLEIATPDRPGLLARIGKIFVDFDIDLQAAKIQTLGERVEDVFFITDADQQPITDPERCEALQRAIREELNETA
- the rpsB gene encoding 30S ribosomal protein S2, with translation MSQVSMRDLLQAGAHFGHQTRYWNPKMDQYIFGARNKIHIINLEHTVPAFNEALNLVKGLAGNKNKILFVGTKRAAGKIIKEQAERAGQPYVSHRWLGGMLTNYKTIRASIKRLRDLEAQQADGTFDRLTKKEALMRTRDMEKLERSIGGIKEMGGLPDALFVVDVDHERIAITEANKLGIPVIGIVDTNSNPDGVDYVIPGNDDAIRAIKLYVTAVADACLAGKAESGEAIPTKDEFVEEAAAEEAAE
- a CDS encoding aminotransferase class I/II-fold pyridoxal phosphate-dependent enzyme translates to MHIEQMSADQLRAQLDTLEAQYRALAERQLSLDLTRGKPGTEQVSLSDALDGILEGDYRASNGTDVRNYGGLDGLPEAKALFSKVMGVPESDIVIGGNSSLTLMYSVIDFALNVGLRGAESAWGNSDELKFLCPVPGYDRHFAICEHLGIEMIPVAMDANGPDMDEVERLVSSDPAIKGIWCVPRFSNPTGCVYSEETVERLARLGTIASDDFIVMYDNAYAVHTIDADAPELANIRDYSVKHGTESSVFQFGSTSKVTFAGAGVAFLSSSPANLAAFKQHLGFQSIGPDKVNQLRHVKLLQSPAGIAAHMEKHAALLRPRFAAVLATLENELGDTGMGEWLSPQGGYFISFNTRPGLAQTVVKLAADIGVALTPAGATYPYGNDPEDSNIRLAPSYPSLKDVQATAEAFVICVKLASIRQALA